In Candidatus Moanabacter tarae, the genomic stretch TTCTGACGTATTTTTCCCCGCTTTCACTGAATCGTAACGAACCATTGGCACAAATCACTTGACACTCGTAATTGGGAGCGCCATCGGCGTAGCCGACGGCAACAGCCACACCAGCAAGGCCATTCTTATATCGAATGAGAGCGGTAGCCGAATCGTCGCCACCTTGGTAATGAGCACGTGTTCCGATCGAAGCGGAGACAGACACGGCCTGAGAACCCATTACCCATGTCAGCCTGTCCACTGTATGGACTCCATTTGTAAGCCACATTCCCCCTCCATGATAACGGTTGCGGTATTGCGGCCGACGACTTTGGTATCCCCAATTCTTAGACATGTAGGAAACCGCCGTAATAAGTGGACCAAGTTCTCCCGAATCAAGAATCTCCTTTGCCTTGAGGCTGGTCCCGTAAAAGTGCTGCGATAGACCTACCATGAGCTTCACATTGTTGGCTGCTGAAGCTTCGATCATGTCATCACATTGCCGCAAACTCAAAGCCATTGGCTTTTCAACAAGCACATGCTTGCCTGCATTGCAGGCATCAACTGTGAGCCGATGATGCAGCTGGTGGCCCAATATTACCGCAACTGCGTCTATCTCGTCATCTTCCAAAAGCTCGTTATGGGAAGAATAGCCTTTGGGAATGTCGTATTTTTCCATGTATCGACGACGGTTTTCCTCATAAAGGTCAGCCACTGCCAACACCTCAACATTCTCAAGGGTAGCAATAGCATCGCAATGAGACTGAGCAATTCCCCCCAATCCAATCAATCCAACCTTTAAACGATAATCAGTCACGGTCACAGATTTAGGTTCTCAATAAGGCACTCTCCGGCTTTCAGGACAAGCTTCTTTTAATTCCCAAGCTAATTTAAGACTCAGGAAATATTCCAGATTAGGTCCGACGGAAATCCGAATAACGAATGAAGCATAAGTTGAACATAGGTTATAAATAGTTAAAGAATCTGCATAAGTCAGATATTAAGTACTCCTTTGGACTCACTACAACATCAGGCCAATAGATACTCGATACACATTCTAAGATGCCTTCTGAAAAAAGGATTTCCCACCTCAACCCAAATTCATTCCTCAATTCGAAAGTAGATTTATCCTAGTCTAAATTCGTTAACAATTTTTCCATTGGAGGTTGATCTCGGAAATAAGCAGTCCTAGCATGGAAGGAGTTCTATCATGCATCTTTTAAGTACTTTTGCTTTTATCTTCTCTATTCTTCAATCGATTCCTGTTCATTGGGAAACAAGACTAGCTGAGATAGAAAACGCTCCGAGAATCATGGATCGGCTGCTCCGAACGGATCCAGGTTTCACCTTTAAAAAGAAACCGGGAAAGGTCGAAAGATGGCCCTTCCCTGTCGAGTGATCTCAGCAACCCACAGTAATGGACGGGGGGCCAAGCCTCAACCAAACTTCTGGCAGGCCCTTTCCCCAGTAATTGTCCTGATAGGCTCTCTTGCTCTAAATGTGCAACTCTATGGTGGAGAGCCACACATTCCTTTGATCATTGGAACAGCGGCGGCCTCTGTGGTAGGAGTTTTCATAGGCTACCGTTGGACAGATCTAGAAGAAGGGATGGTTAGCGGTATAGCAATCGCCCTTAAAGCAATTCTTATCCTCCTTATAGTAGGCCTTTTGATTGCCACCTGGATCGCAGGAGGGGTGGTTCCTCTCCTCATTTACTACGGGCTTAAGATATTAAGCCCCAGCATATTCCTTGTTGCCACATGTATTATCTGCTCGATTGTATCCCTTGCCACAGGCAGCTCGTGGACTACTGCTGGGACTGTTGGAGTTGCTCTCATGGCGGTAGGTCAGGGATTGGGTATTCCACTTCCCATGGTAGCAGGTGCTATTGTTTCGGGAGCCTATTTCGGCGACAAAATGTCACCACTTTCAGATACTACTAATCTATCTCCCGCTGTATCGGGATCAGAGATTTTTGAGCACATTCGTCACATGATGTATACAACTATTCCTGGTTTTTGCATCGCTCTTATTCTCTACGCGGGTCTCGGCCTTTACAATGCTCCAGCAACAAGTTCATCGAGCAATCTCAGTTCACTTCTCACCACTCTGGAGACTCACTATAATCTCAGCCCAATTCTTCTTACCGCCCCCTTCCTTATCCTGATTCTTGTTATCTACAAAGTCCCGGCAATTCCAGCCCTTCTGGCCGGTTCTGTTCTCGGAGGGGTTCTCGCCTGTGTTTTTCAGGGTCAGGGTATAGGGGATATTCTAGGTTCTGCCAAAAATGGATTCGTTTCACAAACGGGGAACGAACAAGTCGATAATCTTCTTACCAGAGGAGGCATTCAAGGAATGCTGAATACAATTGCACTGGTTCTTTGTGCCATGTCATTTGGTGGAATCATGGAGAAGACAGGAATGCTAAGGACTTTAGCCTCATCCATTTTAGAAACTGCTAAATCAGCTGGTTCTCTTGTTTTTGCAACAGTTCTTAGTTGCCTTGGAATGAATGCAATTGCACCAGATCAGTATCTCGCGTTGATTGTTCCTGGGAGAATGTACCGTGGGGCATTCCGGAATGCAAATCTCCATCCCAAGAATCTGTCGCGTTGCCTTGAAGATGCTGGCACATTAACCTCGCCCCTTATTGCCTACAACACCTGCGGTGCTTATATGTCGAAAGTCCTTGGAGTATCTGCAGGAGAGTATTTTCTCTTTGCCTTTCTTAATCTTCTTACTCCGTTAATTTCGGTTCTATATGGCTTTACAGGCTGGACAATTAAACCACTAGGAAAAAAGGAGATTAAGGATTAGGAAACTAACTACCCGAGTTAAGATTACTCGATCTATGATCCATCCCCTGCTATCAAGTAGACAAACTTGTAGGGATGCTGATCAAGAATATTAGGGTGCCAGTTTTGCACTGATGGCTGCTTCAGGAAAGTTCGGACATAAAAGTAGATAGGGATCACAGGAAGCTCATTAATAAGAATGGCCTCTGCTTGCTGGAAATACTCATACCGTTCTTCCATATCAAGAGTCTTACCAGCCTTAGCGATCAGGTTATCGTATAAAGGATTACTCCATCCTGTGTGATTATTGCCAGAGCTACTAGTGAAAAGATCAAGGAAGGTGTTGGGATCGTTATAGTCTCCAATCCAACCAGCTCGAGCTATAGTAAATTCTCCATCGCTTCGAGATTGCAGATATACTTTCCATTCCTGATTCTCGAGAGTGACTTCAATATTGAGATGTTTTTTCCACATATCCTGAATCGCTTCGGCAATCGGGCGATGGGCCTCCGAGGTATTATAGAGAAGACGTAGTAATGGAAATCCTTTGCCCTCAGGGTATCCTGCTTCATCGAGAAACCGGCGCGCCAAATCAAGATCTTCGGTTAGCCGTATTCTAGAGGTGTATCCAGCAGTATTCGGAGGGGTAAAAAAATAGGCGGGAATCTGCCCACCCCGCGTAATACTCTCAACGATGGCCATTCGATCTATTGCCATGTTAAGCGCCCTTCGCACGCGGGGATCATTCAAAGGCGGATTATCAGTGTTCAAAATATAATAGTAAGTCCCAAGCCAACCGTGGAGTTCTAAATATTGAGACCGTTCTCTCCGTAACCTCTCGATGCTATTGAGATTTACCGTTCCAGTGAGATGAAGCTGCCCAGCTTGAAAATTACGTTCTTCGGTTATTGCATTTTCGATAGCATAAAACCTGATCCCGTTAAGCGCTACTCTTTCTGCATCCCAGTAAAACGGATTTTTTTTCACTACCACAACGTCAGAGACATTCCACTCCTTCAGAGAAAATGGGCCATTCCCCACGTGATTCCCTGGCCTTGTCCACCTAGAACCCCTTTGACTCATCTTTCCATACTTCAAGACAGTCTTCTCATGAACCGGATACCAAGAATTATGATTTATTAGGGAAAGAAAATAAGGAGTCGGCGTCTTTAATCGTACTACCAGACGATGTGGATCCAGTGCTTCAAACCCCACTAACGCGAAGTCCTCCAACTCACCGCGATGATATTTCTCAGCATTATCTACCACATAAAACATATACGCGTACTCGGCCCCAAACTCGGGCGTTAACATGCGGCGGTAAGAAAATATAAAATCATTTGATGTCACTGCGTCACCATTTGACCATTTTGCATCACGTTTAAGATAAAATGTGTAACATCGGCCGTCTTCAGATACTTCCCATCGTTCCGCAACTCCGGGAATTGGAGAAAGATCCTCTGGGTGTGTGTTCACTAACCCTTCAAATAGGGCCATATGTATGTGATGCTCGGGAAGACCTGTCGTTACTTGAGGATCGAGGTCCTCGGGATCGGTGCCATTCCCGATCAGGAGAATCTGCTCTCTATTGGCAAGTTCAACCGGAGTAAGGCGATCCTTACAGCCGGTGAAAAAAAACAAGGGGACTAGAGCAGGAAAGGACAATAAAACCGTTTTGCACCATTGCGTCTTTCCGATCATTTTCGGATTAAAAGTCGACAAGAAATCTACTCCTAATTTTCAATGTTCAAGATTTTTAGCCAATCTTCGGTACCGCAGAGATTAATTTCCTAGTATATTCGTTCTGGGCATCTCTAAAGATCTTTTTTGCTGTCACCTGTTCGACTATCTTCCCATGATTCATGACAAGGATAAAATCACTTATGTGTTGAATCACAGCCAAATCGTGGGCAATGAAAAGAAGGGTCAGATTAAATTCCTCTTGGAGATCCTGCAAGAGGTTAATGATTTGCGCCTGAACTGAAACATCAAGAGCGCTGACTGGTTCGTCGCAAATTATAAATTCAGGCTCGACTGCCAAAGCCCGGGCGATCCCAATTCGCTGCCGCTGACCACCACTAAACTCGTGGGGATACCGGTCGATGTGTTCAGGCCTAAGTCCAACCTTCTCCAATAAGTCAACAACTCTATCCCGTTTTCCTCCTTTGCTCATTTCAGGGAAATGGATATACAGTGGTTCTGAAATAATACCATGAACCGTCATTCTCGGATTCAACGAATTAAAAGGATCCTGAAAAATCATTTGGATCCGCTTCCTAAAGGGAAGAAAATCGCTGGGGATTAAATTACTAATCGGCTTTCCCTCATAGGAGATTGTCCCAGAAGTAATAGCCTGTAACCCAATTATGGCCCGACCGACTGTAGTTTTACCACTTCCACTTTCTCCCACAAGCCCTACCGTTGATCCATGTCGAATTATGAAGGAAACACCATTCACTGCCCTTATATATGCCTTCACTCCCTGGAAGATACTCCCGCCTACCGGGAAATGCACCATCAAGTCCTTGACTTCGATAAGAGTCTGATACCTCATTTATCCAGAATTTTGTAATCGATCGTATTCAAACGCCTCTGCTTTTTGCCCATCTGGGGGATACAAGAAATAAGTGCCTTGGTATAGGCATGTTCCGGTTCTTTTAGTACTCGATCCGTCGGCCCCGATTCAACTATTTCGCCACGAAACATGACGATAACATCGTCTGCGAAATCAGAAACTATTCCAAAATTATGAGTAATTAGGATCACTGCCATATCCGTATCTCTACGAATCTGACGAAGCAGATCTATAATTTGGGCCTGAATCGTAACATCGAGAGCCGTGGTTGGCTCATCTGCTATCAGAATGCGGGGTTCGCTAGCTAATGCCATTGCAATCATCACTCGTTGCTGCATTCCTCCGCTCAACTGATGGGGATAATCATTAATTCGTATCTCAGGATTACGTATACCTACTTGGTGAAGCGCGTTTATTACCCGTCCTTTCTTATCTTCCACTTTAGGAAGATGTAATTTTATCGCTTCCTCAATTTGGTAACCAATGGTCAGCACCGGATTCAGTGATGTAGAGGGATCTTGGAAAATATAGGCTATTTCTTTGCCTCGATATTTTCGGATCTCTCTTCTGCTTAGTCGAAGTAAATCGGTTCCCTGATAGAGTACCTGTCCGGCGATTTTACAGACCGAAGCACCCGGGAGCAAACGAGTCAAAGCAAGAGCAGAAACAGTCTTCCCACTTCCACTTTCTCCTACAATAGCAAGGGTTTTTCCTGTCTCGAGGGTAAATGATACATTTTTAACCACACGCAAAATTCCCTCACGAGAATTAAAGCTTATATTGAGATTCTTAACTTCAAGGTAACCTTTCTGGTTAGCGTTGCTCACTTTCAAATGCTATTACTCTTTCTGGACTAATCAGGCACTCTGAAAGTAGCTAAGCAGATAAACTGAAAAAATGTAGTTTCCAGTTCCTTATAAAATCCAAGGAATAAACTACTTCCAATTCACTGGATCCTATCCCCAGATCTACTAATCGCAACTACGATTATCTAGATCATAGTTTTAAATGTAAGGAATCTATCAGAAAAGTTAGAATTTAGGCATATGAGGCCTACTGTGCAGTGGTTCAGGCAAGCGAAAGTAAATTCAGAAAATTCTCATCACCTGATAAAGGATTATTAGGGTAAAACCCCACCTGTGCGGATTCAAGAAAGCACTCAGGTAGAGATTATTGATTCACTAACTTTTAGGACTAATAAGGAGAGGGAAATAGCACAGCCTCAACCTGCTGCATTCCCCTCTTCCTCTGCCAACACTTCGGGTGCAAGGTCTCCGATCGACGCGCTTAATGAATCCTGTTGCTCTGTTGCTAGTCGACCAGCTGATTCCGGGAGGGGGGTATCAAACTGATAGCTAGGATCGACCTGTTGGCGTCGCCATATTTCACGCATTTCCCGCCAGGCTCCTACCAAAGTACGTGGCTTCGGCATATCGTCCGCGATCTCGTGATATAATTCAGCCAGTCTATAACATGGCACACTGGCATACATATGGTGCTCCGTATGCCAGTTCATTCGCCAATAAAGAAACGAAGACAACGGATCTAGGGTAATAGAACGGACACATAGTCTAAAATCAGGAACATTATCCCGCAAACCGCAGTGCATAGGGACACCTACAAGATATCTCCATATATTTCCAATAAATGGGGCGAGCGTAATAATTAAGGGGAGGAGCCAAACCTTAAAACTAATTGCAAACAACAAAACAACAACATGGAAAAGGATGGTGATTCTTGCACAATTTACAGCTTTCATCCGTTCTTCAGGGCAGTCCTCCCACAGTGCTTCAATCCACTCCCTTTCACCTGGAAAGCGAGCCAGTGCTGTGGAGCAAAGAGTTTTCATCTGGTTTATGAAACCACCGGCCTCAAACCCCCCCACAACATTAAAAGTTAGCATCTGCAGTACAAACAGGACTTTCAGGCTCGGATTCTTAGGCAATTCAACCTCCCGATCACCCTCCGGGTGGAGTGTGTAACGATGGTGATAGGTGTGGCTCATCGCATAGTTACGATTATTGTGGTAGGAAAGTACGCTGTAGATCCAAAGAAACGCTCGATTGAGCCACTTAGTTTGGAAAACTGTCCCATGTCCTAACTCATGACAGGCTGACCCCATAAAGCTCCAAAATGCACCATGAATAATGAGTGCTACCACAAACCCAATCCAATTTTGTTGTAGAAAAAAAGAATAAGTAATCACGCCAGTGCAACCAACCAACGCTAGGTGCCCCAAAGACTGAAACCAGCCTTGAATATCACTCGGCCTACTCAATTCTCGCAGTTTATTAACGGGTACTGGACATCTATACCAAAATACCCGTAGTTTTTTTCGTACTTCATCGAGAGGTGTATGTTTAGTTTTCATTTTCCTTTCCTTTCTGCGCAAACGATTCATTTTTAGGTAAACAAAGACTGAGAAATTATCAATCTATAATAACCTATGAAACCTCTTCGAATGGGCATTATTGGAGCCGGCGGTATGGGAAATAAGCATGCTCGTGATATACGACAACGCACCGACGCTGAAGTTATCGCAGTCTGTGATCCGGACCAGGCATCGATCGAACGCATCACGAAAACTCTAGGAATTACAACTTCAAATATTCGCCAATACTCCGAACTGAGCGAAATGCTGGGTAAAGATGGTTTGGAAGCTGTCGTTATTGCTACTCCTCATACACAACACAATGACCATGTAAAAGTATGTCTTGATGCTGGTCTTCACGTCCTAGTGGAGAAACCAATGGCCACAACCGTAAAAGCAGCACGAGAATTCATCTCTGCATCAGAGAGGAACGATAGGATACTCGCAATAGCCTATCAGCGACATGGATTAGGAAAGTTTATACGGGCTCGTCAGCTGTTACAAGAGGGTGCCATAGGTGAGATCCGTTTCCTAAATGTACTGATTGCCCAAAATTGTATCCATGCTTTTCAGCCAGGCGAAAAATGGCGAGGGGATCCGGTTCTTTCAGGAGGAGGGCATTTTATAGACACTGGAAGCCACATCAACGATATTATGCTCTGGACAACTGGCTTGGAGCCTAAACAGGTTCAAGCATCTCTCAGCAGGGAGGGGATTCTGGTCGATGTGCTAACCGGAGTTGTAGTCAAGTTTACCAGTGGTGCTCTTGGTACACTCGCTTTCACTTCTTTGTCGCCGGCATGGAGAGAGGAGTTTACATTCTACGGAACTGAAGGAGAACTCCGATTCGGAGACTCGGAGCCATTGAGACTACACCGAACCGGCGAGGATATCATCCTTCCGGATGATTCCAAACAAGGCGATACACCACTTCACAATTTTGTAGACTCAATTAGAGGGAAGGCGCAAGTTCAGGCACCCCCTATCTGTGGTCTGCGTGTAGTGCAGCTAACCGAAGCAGTCTATAAAGCAGCCGAGTCTGGAAGAGCCGAAGAGGTGGAATAGTGTCGTTACAGATTAGAGGCATTACAACACAAAATGGTAGGGTAAATCCATTTCCTGAATTGCTGACCTGAATCTTAACTCAACTGCAATAACTTTTAAACTATCCTATTAAACCCGTAAGAGTATTCTAATATGATAAAAATTGGATGTAACTACCTCAGCCTAAAAAACACCTCTATTGAAGAATTCATCAGAATAGTCTACGAACTTAGACTTGACGTTGTGGACTTCCACCAAGACGCCTTTGAATCGAGTGACCCTGTTTATTTAAGCACAATTAAGTCTCTTTGCCTAAAGTACGGCCTGCCCATAGGGTACATTGGGGTTAGCGGCCTATTTCATGGCACCGCCGAGGAGAGGAACGAACAAGCCTCAAGGGCCAAGGACGCAGTTGATTTGGCTGCATTTCTTGGATCTCCTATAATCAGGCTTTTCTGCGCAACAGTACCGGAGAAAAACGCAGATGGAGAAGAAGTATGGCCCGGAATGATTGCGGGGTATCGAGAAGTAGCCGATTACGCTGCTGCCAAAGGGATCTCAATCGGCTTACAGAACCATCCCATAACAGGGAAAACCATGCTGCGAATCCGGGAAGACACCAATCGTAATAATTTCAACTTCATCGTCGATACCGGACAATGGACAGGCTCTCCTGGGGCAGCCCCTAGAGGTGAAACTGATCCCAAACACGACTTCTACGGATACATGGAGGAAACCCTTCCTCACGCAATGTATATCAGAACAAAGTTTTACAGGATCGAAACCGGTAGAGAAGAATGGCTCGACTACGACCGAATCGCCTGTCTCATCAAAAACATCAACTACAACGGTTGC encodes the following:
- the pht4_4 gene encoding Putative 4,5-dihydroxyphthalate dehydrogenase; the encoded protein is MTVTDYRLKVGLIGLGGIAQSHCDAIATLENVEVLAVADLYEENRRRYMEKYDIPKGYSSHNELLEDDEIDAVAVILGHQLHHRLTVDACNAGKHVLVEKPMALSLRQCDDMIEASAANNVKLMVGLSQHFYGTSLKAKEILDSGELGPLITAVSYMSKNWGYQSRRPQYRNRYHGGGMWLTNGVHTVDRLTWVMGSQAVSVSASIGTRAHYQGGDDSATALIRYKNGLAGVAVAVGYADGAPNYECQVICANGSLRFSESGEKYVRIGKGEKWEDVEFEEPPTGMHYEWKSFTEAIQKDIEPPTHGEWGRHIMEILFAAERSTIKGGDVLLESGSDWTHQNSGSAVTIDHGWI
- the mleN_1 gene encoding Malate-2H(+)/Na(+)-lactate antiporter, with the translated sequence MALPCRVISATHSNGRGAKPQPNFWQALSPVIVLIGSLALNVQLYGGEPHIPLIIGTAAASVVGVFIGYRWTDLEEGMVSGIAIALKAILILLIVGLLIATWIAGGVVPLLIYYGLKILSPSIFLVATCIICSIVSLATGSSWTTAGTVGVALMAVGQGLGIPLPMVAGAIVSGAYFGDKMSPLSDTTNLSPAVSGSEIFEHIRHMMYTTIPGFCIALILYAGLGLYNAPATSSSSNLSSLLTTLETHYNLSPILLTAPFLILILVIYKVPAIPALLAGSVLGGVLACVFQGQGIGDILGSAKNGFVSQTGNEQVDNLLTRGGIQGMLNTIALVLCAMSFGGIMEKTGMLRTLASSILETAKSAGSLVFATVLSCLGMNAIAPDQYLALIVPGRMYRGAFRNANLHPKNLSRCLEDAGTLTSPLIAYNTCGAYMSKVLGVSAGEYFLFAFLNLLTPLISVLYGFTGWTIKPLGKKEIKD
- the oppA gene encoding Periplasmic oligopeptide-binding protein is translated as MIGKTQWCKTVLLSFPALVPLFFFTGCKDRLTPVELANREQILLIGNGTDPEDLDPQVTTGLPEHHIHMALFEGLVNTHPEDLSPIPGVAERWEVSEDGRCYTFYLKRDAKWSNGDAVTSNDFIFSYRRMLTPEFGAEYAYMFYVVDNAEKYHRGELEDFALVGFEALDPHRLVVRLKTPTPYFLSLINHNSWYPVHEKTVLKYGKMSQRGSRWTRPGNHVGNGPFSLKEWNVSDVVVVKKNPFYWDAERVALNGIRFYAIENAITEERNFQAGQLHLTGTVNLNSIERLRRERSQYLELHGWLGTYYYILNTDNPPLNDPRVRRALNMAIDRMAIVESITRGGQIPAYFFTPPNTAGYTSRIRLTEDLDLARRFLDEAGYPEGKGFPLLRLLYNTSEAHRPIAEAIQDMWKKHLNIEVTLENQEWKVYLQSRSDGEFTIARAGWIGDYNDPNTFLDLFTSSSGNNHTGWSNPLYDNLIAKAGKTLDMEERYEYFQQAEAILINELPVIPIYFYVRTFLKQPSVQNWHPNILDQHPYKFVYLIAGDGS
- the oppF_2 gene encoding Oligopeptide transport ATP-binding protein OppF; the protein is MRYQTLIEVKDLMVHFPVGGSIFQGVKAYIRAVNGVSFIIRHGSTVGLVGESGSGKTTVGRAIIGLQAITSGTISYEGKPISNLIPSDFLPFRKRIQMIFQDPFNSLNPRMTVHGIISEPLYIHFPEMSKGGKRDRVVDLLEKVGLRPEHIDRYPHEFSGGQRQRIGIARALAVEPEFIICDEPVSALDVSVQAQIINLLQDLQEEFNLTLLFIAHDLAVIQHISDFILVMNHGKIVEQVTAKKIFRDAQNEYTRKLISAVPKIG
- the oppD_2 gene encoding Oligopeptide transport ATP-binding protein OppD; this translates as MSNANQKGYLEVKNLNISFNSREGILRVVKNVSFTLETGKTLAIVGESGSGKTVSALALTRLLPGASVCKIAGQVLYQGTDLLRLSRREIRKYRGKEIAYIFQDPSTSLNPVLTIGYQIEEAIKLHLPKVEDKKGRVINALHQVGIRNPEIRINDYPHQLSGGMQQRVMIAMALASEPRILIADEPTTALDVTIQAQIIDLLRQIRRDTDMAVILITHNFGIVSDFADDVIVMFRGEIVESGPTDRVLKEPEHAYTKALISCIPQMGKKQRRLNTIDYKILDK
- the iolG_16 gene encoding Myo-inositol 2-dehydrogenase, whose product is MKPLRMGIIGAGGMGNKHARDIRQRTDAEVIAVCDPDQASIERITKTLGITTSNIRQYSELSEMLGKDGLEAVVIATPHTQHNDHVKVCLDAGLHVLVEKPMATTVKAAREFISASERNDRILAIAYQRHGLGKFIRARQLLQEGAIGEIRFLNVLIAQNCIHAFQPGEKWRGDPVLSGGGHFIDTGSHINDIMLWTTGLEPKQVQASLSREGILVDVLTGVVVKFTSGALGTLAFTSLSPAWREEFTFYGTEGELRFGDSEPLRLHRTGEDIILPDDSKQGDTPLHNFVDSIRGKAQVQAPPICGLRVVQLTEAVYKAAESGRAEEVE